The Arachis hypogaea cultivar Tifrunner chromosome 14, arahy.Tifrunner.gnm2.J5K5, whole genome shotgun sequence genome has a segment encoding these proteins:
- the LOC112743598 gene encoding probable protein phosphatase 2C 25 isoform X2 gives MAPSRVAATVSSCSSPASSSSLLHLRLPKPPIPASLSGVVVVLASATSPNGTVLERRRPARLDIPVSSLAFGIPPIPSATAPRDVVEEERDAFSIYCKRRRREHMEDLYSAADNLCGQQKLAFFGIFDGHGGAKAAKFVANKLEKNVLDEVILSEEDSIEELW, from the exons ATGGCGCCTTCGCGAGTCGCAGCTACGGTGTCATCTTGCTCTTctcccgcttcttcttcttcgctgTTGCATCTTCGTCTTCCCAAGCCGCCTATTCCAGCTTCGCTTTCCGGTGTTGTTGTTGTTTTAGCTTCTGCTACGTCACCAAATGGCACCGTTTTGGAAAGGAGGAGGCCTGCTAGGCTTGATATACCTGTTAGCTCCTTGGCCTTTGGCATTCCGCCCATACCCTCTGCTACGGCGCCGCGTGATGTTGTGGAGGAAGAGCGTGATGCCTTCTCTATTTATTGCAAGAGAAGGAGGAGGGAGCACATGGAAGATCTCTACTCTGCTGCTGATAACCTATGCGGACAACAAAAACTG gcattttttggaattttcgatgGGCACGGTGGTGCAAAGGCTGCCAAATTTGTGGCAAATAAGTTAGAAAAGAATGTGTTAGATGAAGTGATTCTTAGCGAAGAAGATAGCATTGAAGAG CTGTGGTAG
- the LOC112743598 gene encoding probable protein phosphatase 2C 25 isoform X1, which translates to MAPSRVAATVSSCSSPASSSSLLHLRLPKPPIPASLSGVVVVLASATSPNGTVLERRRPARLDIPVSSLAFGIPPIPSATAPRDVVEEERDAFSIYCKRRRREHMEDLYSAADNLCGQQKLAFFGIFDGHGGAKAAKFVANKLEKNVLDEVILSEEDSIEEVVKHGYVKTDSAFLKTVVVLRCC; encoded by the exons ATGGCGCCTTCGCGAGTCGCAGCTACGGTGTCATCTTGCTCTTctcccgcttcttcttcttcgctgTTGCATCTTCGTCTTCCCAAGCCGCCTATTCCAGCTTCGCTTTCCGGTGTTGTTGTTGTTTTAGCTTCTGCTACGTCACCAAATGGCACCGTTTTGGAAAGGAGGAGGCCTGCTAGGCTTGATATACCTGTTAGCTCCTTGGCCTTTGGCATTCCGCCCATACCCTCTGCTACGGCGCCGCGTGATGTTGTGGAGGAAGAGCGTGATGCCTTCTCTATTTATTGCAAGAGAAGGAGGAGGGAGCACATGGAAGATCTCTACTCTGCTGCTGATAACCTATGCGGACAACAAAAACTG gcattttttggaattttcgatgGGCACGGTGGTGCAAAGGCTGCCAAATTTGTGGCAAATAAGTTAGAAAAGAATGTGTTAGATGAAGTGATTCTTAGCGAAGAAGATAGCATTGAAGAGGTTGTGAAGCACGGTTATGTCAAGACTGATTCTGCTTTCTTGAAAA CTGTGGTAGTGCTCCGTTGCTGCTAG